A genome region from Vibrio tapetis subsp. tapetis includes the following:
- a CDS encoding M16 family metallopeptidase, translating to MNVSKLLAVGTLLLLSGCQTISQAFEPSASLSTAKEPSQLRFDPLVTTGELSNGFRYYLVENTKPESRVYIRFVVNAGSMNEDDDQRGVAHIVEHMAFNGTKHFPENQLITQLEQAGMKFGVDINAFTDFENTVYTLNLPSNDRDTLDLALNIVSDWASNVTMLKGDLDAERGIVLEEWRARLGPMLRLGDKKSAIEMAGSRYVERDPIGDVETINTASKYRVADFYHKWYRPDNMSIVVVGDINSQHVKKQLETKLGSQATPAHPLETVDYDIPLPQGWRSASVHEYGITTPAVELSFFSDFQSENSTLRYQQDLAAQVATRLLNVRLQAWEQKANNSVNSATFYSSNLGRNTTQAVFSLQLGQADYDQASKEIFRFLAQLKQHGFSQAEVEGEITRLKSLNDRNRDKPIYSVDLAGDLMVSAASGQLLLSNEDKHLLNQRFLNELNLEQVNTAFHDIIAPHSRLLLTTQPNPTKHSPKPSQQASSIHCGIKQWLPHNLNGNMTAYTPAFLQLNSQLAL from the coding sequence ATGAACGTTAGCAAACTGTTAGCCGTTGGCACCCTACTTCTATTAAGCGGGTGCCAAACCATTTCACAAGCCTTTGAGCCAAGTGCGTCACTTTCTACTGCTAAAGAGCCAAGCCAATTACGATTTGATCCTTTGGTGACTACGGGCGAGTTAAGCAACGGATTTCGTTACTACTTAGTAGAGAACACTAAGCCCGAATCACGCGTGTATATTCGATTTGTTGTGAACGCAGGCTCGATGAACGAAGACGACGATCAACGAGGTGTTGCGCATATAGTCGAACACATGGCATTTAACGGAACTAAGCACTTTCCAGAAAACCAGCTCATTACCCAATTAGAGCAAGCTGGAATGAAATTTGGGGTCGATATCAATGCGTTTACTGACTTTGAAAATACGGTTTATACCTTAAACCTACCATCCAATGACCGTGATACTTTGGATCTTGCCTTGAATATTGTGTCCGACTGGGCCAGTAACGTGACTATGCTTAAAGGTGACTTAGATGCAGAGCGAGGTATCGTTTTAGAAGAATGGCGAGCACGCTTGGGGCCAATGCTTCGCTTAGGAGATAAAAAAAGTGCTATTGAAATGGCCGGTTCTCGCTATGTAGAACGCGACCCTATTGGCGATGTAGAAACCATTAATACCGCATCAAAATACCGTGTTGCTGATTTCTACCATAAATGGTACCGCCCAGACAATATGTCTATTGTGGTTGTCGGCGATATCAATAGTCAGCACGTAAAAAAACAACTTGAAACAAAACTTGGTTCACAAGCAACCCCTGCACACCCGTTAGAAACCGTCGACTATGACATCCCTCTACCCCAAGGATGGCGTAGCGCTTCCGTGCATGAGTATGGTATCACTACGCCAGCGGTAGAGCTGAGCTTCTTCTCTGATTTTCAAAGTGAAAACAGCACCTTGCGATATCAACAAGATCTCGCGGCGCAAGTAGCTACACGGCTGTTAAACGTGCGCTTACAAGCGTGGGAACAAAAGGCTAATAATTCGGTAAACTCCGCTACATTTTACTCGTCGAATCTAGGCAGAAATACAACTCAAGCGGTATTTTCTCTGCAGCTTGGCCAAGCCGACTATGACCAAGCAAGCAAAGAGATATTTCGCTTTCTAGCTCAACTCAAACAACACGGCTTTAGCCAAGCCGAGGTTGAAGGAGAGATCACGAGACTGAAATCTCTCAACGATCGTAACCGTGACAAGCCAATCTATAGTGTGGATTTGGCCGGAGATCTTATGGTTAGCGCTGCCAGCGGCCAGTTGTTACTCAGTAATGAAGATAAGCACCTGCTTAACCAACGCTTTTTGAATGAACTTAATCTTGAGCAAGTTAACACGGCTTTTCACGACATCATTGCTCCTCATTCACGTTTGCTGTTAACCACCCAACCCAACCCAACAAAGCACTCACCAAAACCTTCACAGCAAGCCAGCTCGATTCACTGTGGAATAAAACAATGGCTTCCGCACAACCTCAATGGAAACATGACAGCGTACACGCCAGCCTTCCTTCAGTTGAACTCACAACTGGCACTGTAA
- a CDS encoding M16 family metallopeptidase, giving the protein MASAQPQWKHDSVHASLPSVELTTGTVKLEKVWAKHKLTEYRLSNGSKLIYRYSNSNPGQVHFKALTSGGLRSVERSDYHALRIASNLVDETGVGIVPQSDIQTIFRGNPVVMSTIMDDYQQGFSGWAKTDSLEKMFQLFHLKLADSPVSEKVLSKYQTEMDQRYSDAGLDGEDQFVRHVSSLRYPNYETIYSVDGQDIHRLTTQQLASTYQKYIANKTDYTYFIVGDISQRKVEQLVAQYLASVTVHNQPRVPYYVNAHSPKMRVSVKNSNEPRAEVELYLTKTHSWRPDEAYYLELTGELVQEELRLKLREQASGVYSVTSWFWQNAKSAQAEGRIQFSCAPDRVDELLKLTHQVLDDIAKDGVNESVLLNKRAQRADQIDRFLRSDLGILAAMEQSYMLTEKPVLIEANKRANKAVTKRQVDNLAFPFLNQAQRFEAVLLPKEQE; this is encoded by the coding sequence ATGGCTTCCGCACAACCTCAATGGAAACATGACAGCGTACACGCCAGCCTTCCTTCAGTTGAACTCACAACTGGCACTGTAAAGCTTGAAAAAGTTTGGGCGAAGCACAAGCTGACTGAATATCGATTAAGTAATGGCAGCAAGCTCATTTACCGATACAGCAACAGCAACCCTGGGCAAGTACACTTTAAAGCGCTGACATCCGGAGGGTTACGCTCGGTGGAGCGTTCCGACTACCACGCTCTACGCATCGCCAGTAATTTGGTGGATGAAACAGGCGTAGGCATAGTACCTCAAAGTGACATTCAAACTATTTTTAGAGGTAACCCTGTGGTTATGTCGACCATCATGGACGACTACCAGCAAGGCTTTTCCGGCTGGGCCAAAACCGACAGCTTAGAAAAAATGTTTCAGTTATTTCACCTCAAGCTGGCTGACAGTCCGGTTTCTGAAAAAGTGCTGAGCAAATATCAAACTGAAATGGATCAAAGGTACAGTGACGCAGGCCTAGATGGTGAAGATCAGTTTGTACGCCACGTGTCGTCTCTTCGTTACCCCAACTATGAAACGATTTACAGCGTAGACGGCCAAGACATCCACCGCCTAACGACTCAACAGCTTGCGAGTACTTACCAAAAGTACATCGCGAATAAAACCGATTATACCTATTTTATTGTCGGCGATATCTCACAGCGCAAAGTTGAACAACTGGTGGCACAATATTTGGCTTCTGTAACTGTTCACAACCAACCTCGTGTTCCATATTACGTTAATGCTCACTCACCTAAAATGCGAGTGAGTGTTAAGAATTCGAATGAACCTCGCGCCGAAGTGGAGCTTTACTTGACCAAAACCCATTCATGGCGCCCAGACGAAGCCTATTACTTAGAGCTAACTGGAGAATTAGTTCAAGAAGAGTTAAGGCTAAAACTGCGCGAGCAAGCTTCAGGAGTTTACAGCGTAACCAGCTGGTTCTGGCAAAACGCTAAATCAGCGCAAGCCGAGGGGCGGATCCAATTTTCATGTGCGCCAGACAGAGTCGATGAGTTGTTAAAGCTAACCCATCAAGTTCTGGACGACATAGCAAAAGATGGCGTAAACGAATCTGTTTTGCTCAATAAGCGAGCTCAAAGAGCCGACCAAATTGATCGCTTCTTACGCTCTGATCTTGGTATTTTGGCCGCAATGGAGCAAAGTTACATGCTCACGGAGAAACCTGTTCTCATCGAAGCGAACAAAAGAGCCAACAAAGCCGTCACTAAACGCCAAGTTGATAACCTTGCCTTTCCTTTCCTAAACCAAGCACAGCGATTTGAAGCCGTGTTGTTACCTAAAGAACAGGAATAA